From one Nocardioides sp. Kera G14 genomic stretch:
- a CDS encoding ABC transporter permease has translation MSSLLLGPASSDLGYRAERSPFLWLLEREVLRYLRIWKYALLGPVLSTILFVVVFGLVLSRHVDGLGDISYGQFILPGLIAQTVVNVGFFNGTTSLFDARRDRYLNDVLASPIRWWELNLALVLAATLRGLVCGGAVLAFAGPLVHVHIARPGYLAVATLALLLFSAQFGILVGALVRMIDQIYAMESLVILPLGFFGGIFYSLDQLPGGWQWISYANPFFWLVQSIREGFIGASDVASWSSLLLLWLAALGLTAAVAWLLATSRKIKP, from the coding sequence GTGAGCAGCCTCCTCCTCGGCCCCGCCTCCTCAGATCTCGGCTATCGCGCGGAGCGGTCGCCGTTCCTGTGGCTGCTCGAACGCGAGGTGCTCCGCTACCTGCGGATCTGGAAGTACGCCCTGCTCGGGCCGGTGCTGTCAACGATCCTCTTCGTCGTCGTCTTCGGGCTCGTGCTCTCGCGCCACGTCGACGGGCTCGGCGACATCTCCTACGGTCAGTTCATCCTGCCCGGCCTGATCGCGCAGACGGTGGTCAACGTCGGCTTCTTCAACGGCACGACGTCGCTCTTCGACGCCCGGCGCGACCGCTACCTCAATGACGTTCTCGCCAGCCCCATCCGGTGGTGGGAGCTCAACCTCGCCCTCGTGCTCGCTGCGACGTTGCGCGGGCTCGTCTGCGGCGGTGCTGTCCTGGCATTCGCGGGGCCGCTGGTCCACGTCCACATCGCGCGCCCGGGCTACCTCGCCGTTGCGACCCTCGCGCTCCTGCTCTTCTCCGCACAGTTCGGAATCCTCGTCGGAGCACTGGTCCGCATGATCGACCAGATCTACGCGATGGAGTCGCTGGTCATCCTGCCGCTGGGCTTCTTCGGCGGCATCTTCTACTCCCTCGACCAACTGCCGGGCGGTTGGCAATGGATCAGCTACGCCAACCCGTTCTTCTGGCTCGTCCAGTCGATCCGCGAAGGATTCATCGGTGCCTCCGACGTGGCCTCATGGTCCTCACTCCTCCTCCTCTGGCTTGCCGCCCTCGGCTTGACCGCCGCCGTGGCGTGGCTCCTCGCCACCAGTCGCAAGATCAAGCCCTGA
- a CDS encoding sulfurtransferase, with product MTSPVLITADELADLLASPTPPVVLDVRWQLGGPPGHEEYLAGHIPGAVFVDLDTELASHGEPTDGRHPLPSLEDLQAAARRWGIDPDATVVAYDDNGDQAAARAWWLLRWAGLADVRLLDGALGAWRTAGLELATDDVIPEPGSVTLSDGHLPVLPLEEVEGFTAGDGVLLDARAPERFRGETEPVDPKAGHIPGARNVPTGGNLDPDGRFLSPDELRARFAAVGAEDGVAVAAYCGSGVTAAHQIAALTIAGIDAALYPGSWSQWSNLDLPVATGEGR from the coding sequence GTGACCTCACCCGTGCTCATCACCGCCGACGAACTCGCCGACCTCCTCGCTTCCCCGACGCCGCCGGTCGTGCTCGACGTGCGCTGGCAGCTCGGCGGCCCTCCCGGACACGAGGAGTACCTCGCGGGCCACATCCCGGGCGCCGTCTTCGTCGACCTCGACACCGAGCTCGCCAGCCACGGCGAGCCGACCGACGGCCGGCACCCCCTGCCCTCCCTCGAGGACCTCCAGGCCGCGGCGCGACGGTGGGGCATCGACCCCGACGCCACCGTCGTGGCGTACGACGACAACGGCGACCAGGCCGCGGCGCGGGCGTGGTGGCTGCTGCGCTGGGCCGGTCTGGCCGACGTGCGACTCCTCGACGGCGCCCTCGGTGCCTGGCGCACCGCCGGACTGGAGCTCGCCACCGATGACGTGATCCCGGAGCCGGGCTCCGTGACGTTGAGCGACGGACACCTGCCGGTCCTCCCGCTGGAGGAGGTGGAGGGCTTCACCGCCGGCGACGGCGTACTGCTCGACGCCCGGGCGCCGGAGCGCTTCCGCGGAGAGACCGAGCCGGTCGACCCCAAGGCCGGCCACATCCCCGGGGCGCGCAACGTTCCCACGGGCGGCAACCTGGACCCGGACGGCCGCTTCCTGTCACCCGACGAGCTCCGTGCCCGGTTCGCTGCAGTCGGTGCGGAGGACGGCGTGGCTGTGGCGGCCTACTGCGGCTCGGGCGTGACGGCCGCGCACCAGATCGCCGCGCTCACGATCGCCGGGATCGACGCCGCCCTCTATCCCGGCTCGTGGAGCCAGTGGAGCAACCTCGACCTCCCTGTGGCGACCGGCGAGGGCCGCTAG
- a CDS encoding LLM class flavin-dependent oxidoreductase: MTELKFHWFIPTNGGDGRSVVGGGHGVTAGAAGRPASVPYLGQIARSAEQVGFEGALIPTGPWCEDAWVTSAMLTQASERLKFLVAFRPDAVAPYVAAQMAATYVNLTDGRLMLNVVTGGEDHDQRMYGDFLNKEERYARCDEFLTIVRRLWAGETVDFTGRYLSVEDSSLQNLPDEIPAIYFGGSSAGGIEVAAKHADVYLTWGEPPAAVREKIERARAAAERHGRELRFGVRLHSIARETAEQAWAEAARLLDHISDDEIARMQAGLRQSGSEGQRRMLELNGGSKDNLEIHPNLWAGVGLVRGGAGTALVGSYAEIADLIEAYVDAGISEFVLSGYPHLEEAYWFGEGVLPELERRGLWSNPVKVAVRPSTPFGAGVTFGGAKEPSPVG; encoded by the coding sequence ATGACCGAATTGAAGTTCCACTGGTTCATCCCGACCAACGGCGGCGACGGCCGCTCCGTTGTCGGCGGAGGTCACGGTGTCACGGCGGGCGCCGCCGGCCGTCCGGCCTCGGTGCCCTATCTCGGCCAGATCGCCCGCTCGGCGGAGCAGGTCGGGTTCGAGGGCGCCCTGATCCCGACGGGCCCGTGGTGCGAGGACGCCTGGGTCACCTCGGCCATGCTCACCCAGGCCTCCGAGCGGCTGAAGTTCCTCGTCGCCTTCCGGCCCGACGCGGTCGCCCCCTATGTCGCCGCCCAGATGGCCGCGACCTACGTGAACCTCACCGACGGCCGGCTGATGCTCAACGTCGTCACCGGCGGCGAGGACCACGACCAGCGCATGTACGGCGACTTCCTGAACAAGGAGGAGCGCTACGCCCGCTGCGACGAGTTCCTCACCATCGTCCGCCGGCTGTGGGCAGGCGAGACCGTCGACTTCACCGGCCGTTATCTCTCAGTGGAGGACTCGAGTCTGCAGAACCTGCCCGACGAGATCCCTGCGATCTATTTCGGTGGCTCCTCGGCCGGCGGGATCGAGGTCGCGGCCAAGCACGCGGACGTCTATCTGACGTGGGGCGAGCCGCCAGCCGCCGTACGAGAGAAGATCGAGCGTGCACGCGCCGCCGCTGAGCGCCATGGCCGCGAGCTCCGGTTCGGCGTACGCCTGCACTCGATCGCGCGAGAAACCGCAGAGCAGGCGTGGGCAGAGGCGGCGCGGCTGCTCGACCACATCAGCGACGACGAGATCGCGCGGATGCAGGCCGGACTCCGGCAGAGCGGCTCCGAGGGGCAGCGCCGGATGCTCGAGCTCAACGGCGGCTCCAAGGACAACCTCGAGATCCACCCGAACCTCTGGGCCGGCGTCGGCCTGGTCCGTGGCGGGGCGGGCACGGCGCTTGTCGGGTCGTACGCCGAGATTGCGGACCTGATCGAAGCCTATGTCGACGCCGGGATCAGTGAGTTCGTGCTGTCCGGGTATCCGCACTTGGAGGAGGCCTACTGGTTCGGCGAGGGCGTCCTGCCCGAACTGGAGCGGCGCGGTCTGTGGAGCAACCCGGTGAAGGTCGCCGTGCGACCTTCGACGCCGTTCGGGGCGGGTGTCACCTTCGGCGGTGCCAAGGAGCCCAGCCCCGTAGGCTAG
- a CDS encoding ferredoxin family protein, producing the protein MIEVLVEERCISCDKCIDVCPTRVFDRREDGVPIIARHDSCQTCFQCEAYCPTDALFVAPLTTPAPEGSTFLDADVLVATGQVGSYRRELGWGGGRSLGAREAHGPEIPTG; encoded by the coding sequence ATGATCGAGGTCCTCGTCGAAGAGCGCTGCATCTCGTGTGACAAGTGCATCGATGTCTGCCCGACCCGCGTCTTCGACCGCCGCGAGGACGGCGTTCCCATCATCGCCCGGCATGACTCGTGCCAGACCTGCTTCCAGTGTGAGGCGTACTGTCCGACGGATGCGCTCTTCGTAGCGCCGCTGACGACACCCGCCCCTGAGGGCTCGACCTTCCTCGACGCCGACGTCCTGGTCGCGACGGGACAGGTCGGAAGCTACCGCCGCGAGTTGGGCTGGGGCGGGGGACGGTCTCTCGGCGCGCGGGAGGCGCACGGCCCGGAGATCCCGACCGGCTGA
- a CDS encoding FAD-dependent oxidoreductase has protein sequence MTEHDALLTSDVLVIGGGPAGTWAAIKAAQAGASVVLVDKGYTGSSGATASAGTGIWYVDDAPELREEAMASRLAPGGYLAERAWMLRVLDETKARMDELAEVQRYPFPVDAAGRSMRGGLQGPEYMRRQRLRVQRLGVKILDHTPALELLREADGTVSGAHALDRRTGDVVRVEAGAVVLAAGACAFQSKSLGTDVDTGDGALLAVEAGAVLSGMEFSAPYAIAPKNTSLTKTAYYSWANFYRADGTLIEGAGSTKGRSVIARTLLSEPVFARIDQATPEVQAQMRLGQPNFFVYFDRLGINPFTDLFEITLLLEATVRGTGGVRLAGFDCSTDVPGLYAAGDTATRELICGGFTGGGSHNAAWAASSGSWAGEAAARFAQARHGVSGPLVGTGTAGLRPTASPSSLDYREVVTQVQRLVLPYDLNYLRHPDKLVPALATLDATWEEARAGLTGTGESIFRSREAAAMVAHARWMYTAALARTETRGMHRRLDRPDLDPAQQHRLLVGGLDDLWVRPETAVFSLDGAAA, from the coding sequence ATGACTGAGCACGACGCACTCCTCACCTCCGACGTCCTCGTGATCGGCGGCGGCCCGGCCGGCACGTGGGCCGCGATCAAGGCCGCCCAGGCCGGGGCGTCCGTGGTCCTGGTCGACAAGGGCTACACCGGCTCGAGCGGCGCGACCGCCTCGGCGGGGACCGGCATCTGGTACGTCGACGACGCCCCCGAGCTGCGTGAGGAGGCAATGGCGAGCCGCTTGGCGCCGGGTGGCTACCTCGCCGAACGAGCCTGGATGCTGCGCGTCCTGGACGAGACCAAGGCGCGCATGGACGAGCTTGCCGAGGTCCAGCGTTATCCCTTCCCCGTTGACGCCGCGGGCCGTTCGATGCGTGGCGGCCTGCAGGGGCCGGAGTACATGCGCCGCCAGCGGCTGCGGGTGCAGCGCCTCGGGGTGAAGATCCTCGACCACACCCCGGCCCTCGAACTTCTCCGGGAGGCCGACGGCACGGTGTCCGGTGCCCACGCGCTGGATCGCCGTACCGGTGACGTCGTCCGCGTCGAGGCGGGCGCCGTGGTCCTCGCTGCGGGCGCATGCGCCTTCCAGTCGAAGTCGCTCGGCACCGACGTCGACACCGGTGATGGTGCGCTGCTGGCCGTCGAGGCCGGCGCTGTCCTCTCCGGCATGGAATTCTCCGCGCCCTACGCCATCGCGCCGAAGAACACCTCGCTCACGAAGACCGCCTACTACTCATGGGCGAACTTCTACCGAGCGGACGGCACGCTCATCGAGGGCGCCGGCAGCACCAAGGGCCGCTCGGTGATCGCCAGGACCCTGCTCTCCGAGCCGGTCTTCGCCCGTATCGACCAGGCCACGCCCGAGGTGCAGGCGCAGATGCGCCTGGGACAGCCCAACTTCTTCGTCTACTTCGACCGCCTCGGCATCAACCCCTTCACCGACCTTTTCGAGATCACGCTGTTGCTCGAGGCCACAGTGCGCGGCACCGGAGGCGTGCGCCTCGCCGGCTTCGACTGCTCCACCGACGTGCCCGGTCTCTACGCGGCGGGGGACACCGCCACCCGCGAGCTCATCTGCGGAGGATTCACCGGAGGCGGGAGTCACAACGCGGCTTGGGCAGCCTCCTCGGGAAGCTGGGCCGGTGAGGCGGCGGCCCGCTTCGCCCAGGCGCGTCACGGCGTCTCGGGTCCTCTGGTCGGGACCGGCACCGCCGGTCTTCGCCCGACCGCGAGCCCGTCTTCCCTCGACTACCGCGAGGTCGTCACCCAGGTGCAGCGGCTCGTGCTCCCCTATGACCTCAACTACCTGCGTCACCCCGACAAGCTGGTGCCCGCCTTGGCCACGCTCGACGCGACCTGGGAGGAGGCACGTGCTGGCCTGACAGGGACAGGGGAGTCGATCTTCCGTTCCCGCGAGGCAGCCGCGATGGTCGCCCACGCCCGCTGGATGTACACCGCGGCACTCGCCCGTACCGAGACCCGCGGCATGCACCGCCGCCTCGACCGCCCCGACCTCGACCCTGCCCAGCAGCACCGGTTGCTCGTCGGCGGCCTGGACGACCTCTGGGTGCGCCCCGAGACGGCCGTCTTCTCGCTGGACGGGGCAGCGGCATGA
- a CDS encoding LLM class flavin-dependent oxidoreductase, with protein MTLTNISTETATTVADGDTAGFRPKARLGFNTRVSFNDDDGPAKGLRDGIELFKAAEELGYQSGWAYQRHFDHYLSSPIPFFAAAGQHTSRITLGSAVLPARYQEPVLLAESAATADLLVDGRLHIAFSSGTDQWDAVFGGVETDARTEGQRRLARFLSAISGDTLHTVTDAKPIGPAVGTELKVTPQSPGLRSRIWYGSGSIASATKAAEQGLRLITGTILHDADSQDEFPAHQARLITAYRETWTATHGTTPPPVAVAASILPGTTPERRESYAAYDLERRTQGPAASRPKGALAPAGRADLPPGMRMSPVYHGSPDEVTEAVLADPGLALADELVLFLPPAFGLTENVPLLADLAATVAPALGWTPAS; from the coding sequence ATGACGCTCACGAACATCAGCACCGAGACCGCCACGACCGTCGCCGACGGGGACACCGCCGGCTTCCGCCCGAAGGCCCGTCTGGGCTTCAACACCCGGGTCTCCTTCAACGATGACGACGGACCGGCCAAGGGCCTGCGCGACGGCATCGAGCTCTTCAAGGCCGCCGAGGAGCTCGGCTACCAGTCCGGATGGGCCTACCAGCGCCACTTCGACCACTACCTCTCCTCACCGATCCCCTTCTTCGCCGCGGCGGGCCAGCACACGTCGCGCATCACGCTGGGGAGCGCCGTCCTGCCGGCCCGCTACCAGGAGCCTGTCCTGCTCGCGGAGTCGGCCGCCACGGCCGACCTCCTCGTCGACGGCCGCCTCCACATCGCGTTCAGCAGCGGCACCGACCAGTGGGATGCGGTCTTCGGCGGGGTGGAGACCGACGCCCGGACCGAGGGTCAGCGACGACTCGCCCGCTTCCTGTCGGCCATCTCGGGCGACACCCTGCACACCGTGACCGACGCCAAGCCGATCGGCCCGGCCGTCGGCACCGAACTCAAGGTCACCCCGCAGAGCCCCGGTCTGCGGAGCAGGATCTGGTATGGCTCCGGTTCGATCGCCTCGGCCACCAAGGCCGCCGAACAGGGACTGCGCCTGATCACCGGCACGATCCTCCACGACGCCGACAGCCAGGACGAGTTCCCGGCGCACCAGGCACGACTGATCACCGCCTACCGGGAGACCTGGACGGCCACACACGGCACGACGCCCCCTCCGGTGGCCGTGGCCGCCTCGATCCTGCCGGGCACGACGCCCGAACGGCGGGAGTCCTACGCCGCGTACGACCTCGAACGACGGACGCAGGGTCCGGCCGCGTCCCGGCCCAAGGGTGCCCTCGCACCCGCGGGGCGTGCCGACCTGCCGCCCGGCATGCGGATGAGCCCGGTCTACCACGGCTCCCCCGACGAGGTGACCGAGGCGGTCTTGGCCGATCCCGGCCTCGCCCTCGCCGACGAACTCGTCCTCTTCCTGCCGCCAGCCTTCGGGCTCACCGAGAACGTCCCACTCCTCGCCGACCTGGCCGCCACCGTCGCGCCGGCCCTCGGTTGGACCCCAGCCTCCTGA
- a CDS encoding ABC transporter ATP-binding protein, translated as MTALSVRGLVKRYDGGFLALDRLDLDIPDGSLFGLLGPNGAGKTTLIGSICNLVRPTDGSIEIFGLPHESRAARQLVGLAEQEINVDRFLSIRQALIYHGGYFGLGRRDAAARADEALELLGLASKSKQSVGDLSGGMQRRLVLARALLHRPRLLILDEPTAGVDVDLRSEIWHLVRTLNAAGTTILLTTHYLEEAESLCDEIALIRQGRIVDRGTSGDLRLRYEVDTIAALYDRVIREPVAS; from the coding sequence ATGACGGCGCTGTCCGTCCGTGGCCTCGTCAAGCGGTACGACGGGGGCTTCCTCGCCCTCGATCGCCTGGACCTCGACATTCCGGACGGGTCGCTCTTCGGCCTCCTCGGACCGAATGGCGCAGGCAAGACGACGCTGATCGGGTCGATCTGCAACCTGGTCCGGCCCACGGACGGCAGTATCGAAATCTTCGGGCTCCCGCACGAGTCGCGGGCGGCCCGTCAGCTCGTGGGACTGGCGGAGCAGGAGATCAACGTCGACCGGTTCCTCTCCATCAGGCAGGCATTGATCTATCACGGGGGCTACTTCGGACTTGGTCGTCGCGACGCAGCCGCCCGTGCCGACGAGGCACTCGAGCTGCTGGGCCTGGCGTCCAAGTCCAAGCAGTCCGTCGGTGATCTGTCGGGAGGCATGCAGCGGCGCCTGGTCCTCGCCCGGGCGCTGCTGCATCGCCCGCGTCTCCTGATCCTCGATGAGCCGACCGCGGGCGTGGACGTCGATCTGCGCAGCGAGATCTGGCACCTGGTACGCACTCTGAATGCGGCCGGCACCACGATCCTGCTGACGACGCACTATCTCGAGGAGGCTGAGTCCCTGTGCGATGAGATCGCCCTCATTCGCCAGGGGCGGATCGTCGACCGCGGGACCTCGGGCGACCTGCGGCTGCGCTACGAGGTCGACACGATCGCGGCACTCTACGATCGTGTGATCCGCGAGCCGGTGGCCTCGTGA
- a CDS encoding LLM class flavin-dependent oxidoreductase — translation MTTPDFDTTIPATASPEVEFVSQINWNTSREIDTAPPARGLDRAYVREYAKALEEGDFDYTLVPYFSSSPESFVLAAAIGAVTERIKPVVALRPNHTFPLVAAQKLATLDQLTQGRAVLHLISGGNDAEQRKQGDYEPKDRRYARTSEYIDLLRAAWTEKAPFSHDGEFYRFDDFGPGFPTYSGEPIPISIGGESDAAYDVGSSKADWFAFNSGASLAQTRLDFARVAQIASAAGRPTPRFWVTFRPVVASTPEKAWETAHDYAAKLSLSSQAFAKAFGLDLTKADPATITPEAVGQRRAREYAAASERVDRATWFGFTRATGGFGAASAGLVGTPETVAAAIVDYIDAGASVVSIKGYDTLNDVRTYGQEVLPLVRQELAHRKATGRRSDLQARHLGYADPAVVFAADRAAQSVAV, via the coding sequence ATGACCACCCCCGACTTCGACACCACCATCCCCGCGACCGCCTCACCCGAGGTCGAGTTCGTCAGCCAGATCAACTGGAACACCAGCCGCGAGATCGACACCGCGCCTCCGGCACGCGGCCTCGACCGCGCCTATGTCCGCGAGTACGCGAAGGCCCTCGAGGAGGGCGACTTCGACTACACGCTGGTGCCCTACTTCTCCAGTTCCCCGGAGTCCTTCGTGCTCGCGGCTGCGATCGGCGCCGTGACGGAGCGGATCAAGCCCGTCGTGGCGCTGCGGCCCAACCACACCTTCCCGCTGGTGGCCGCCCAGAAGCTCGCCACGCTCGACCAGCTCACCCAAGGCCGCGCGGTGCTGCACCTCATCTCGGGCGGCAACGACGCCGAGCAGCGCAAGCAGGGTGACTACGAGCCCAAGGACCGCCGCTACGCCCGGACCAGCGAATACATCGACCTCCTCCGCGCCGCATGGACGGAGAAGGCGCCCTTCAGCCACGACGGCGAGTTCTACAGGTTCGATGACTTCGGTCCGGGCTTCCCCACCTACAGCGGGGAGCCCATCCCGATCTCGATCGGGGGCGAGTCGGACGCGGCGTACGACGTCGGCAGCTCGAAGGCGGACTGGTTCGCCTTCAACTCGGGCGCCTCGCTGGCGCAGACCCGGCTCGACTTCGCCCGGGTCGCGCAGATCGCGTCAGCCGCCGGACGACCGACGCCTCGGTTCTGGGTGACCTTCCGGCCGGTCGTCGCCTCCACTCCCGAGAAGGCCTGGGAGACGGCCCACGACTACGCCGCGAAGCTCAGTCTGAGCAGTCAGGCCTTCGCAAAGGCCTTCGGCCTCGACCTCACGAAGGCCGACCCGGCGACGATCACGCCCGAGGCCGTCGGACAGCGGCGCGCCCGTGAGTACGCCGCCGCGAGCGAGCGGGTCGACCGTGCCACCTGGTTCGGCTTCACCCGGGCCACGGGCGGCTTCGGCGCCGCGTCGGCCGGGCTGGTCGGCACTCCCGAGACGGTGGCGGCCGCCATCGTCGACTACATCGACGCAGGCGCCTCGGTCGTCTCGATCAAGGGCTACGACACCCTGAACGACGTCCGCACCTACGGCCAGGAGGTGCTGCCGCTCGTGCGCCAGGAGCTCGCCCACCGCAAGGCGACCGGCCGCCGCAGCGACCTCCAGGCCCGACACCTCGGGTACGCCGACCCCGCGGTCGTCTTCGCCGCTGACCGTGCCGCGCAGAGTGTGGCGGTCTGA